The Podospora bellae-mahoneyi strain CBS 112042 chromosome 7, whole genome shotgun sequence genome includes a window with the following:
- the RPF1 gene encoding Ribosome production factor 1 (COG:A; EggNog:ENOG503NYGV), translated as MGSSRSGGSSLSLKTGNKLRRKQMYIEDKKIANKARHEERHRRRREEAKNPELREERLAKNQPASIDKKRVWDDVDDDSLGAQVDLAALKRRRMEQAELATAAEADAAMKDDEEEKDDDADSMLDSDSENDGEDDEEREEKLQRKRAQRQPSIAPSTTSTNLDLTPDSLTRQFEHLFSDEPPPMPKILVTTSLNATIHKEAEEIGAIFPNSTYIRRSGHRWGHKYSVREIAKFAKNRGYTALVVVHEDLKRPHQMSIVHLNSEDAAPGPTLTYSIRNYLPGKSLLGHGNATNHYPELLLNNFKTPLGLLAAKSMNTLFPARPELQGRQVVTLHNQRDYIFFRRHRYVFREARATEKNVVTAEGKEMEGMQGIRAGLQEIGPRMTLKLRRVDKGIGRAGSEGEDALKWEWKAKMEKKRTRFNL; from the exons ATGGGGTCTTCACGCTCCGGAGGGTCTTCCCTGTCCCTGAAAACGGGCAACAAATTGAGACGCAAGCAAATGTACatcgaggacaagaagatcgCCAACAAGGCCCGTCACGAAGAGCGCCATCGCCGCAGAAgagaggaggccaagaaccCCGAATTGAGAGAGGAAAGACTTGCCAAGAACCAACCCGCGAGCATTGACAAGAAGAGAGTGTGGGACGATGTCGACGACGATAGCTTGGGGGCACAGGTTGATCTGGCAGCTTTGAAGCGCCGTCGCATGGAACAGGCCGAGcttgccactgctgctgaggcggaTGCTGCGATgaaggatgacgaggaggaaaaggacgACGATGCCGACAGCATGTTGGATTCCGACTCTGAAAACGACggggaagacgacgaggagcGCGAGGAGAAGCTGCAGAGGAAACGGGCGCAAAGACAACCGAGCATTGCCCCTtcgacgacatcaacaaACCTTGATTTGACGCCAGATTCTCTTACGCGGCAGTTCGAGCACCTCTTTAGCGATGAACCTCCCCCGATGCCCAAGATTCTCGTCACCACCTCGCTCAACGCGACGATAcacaaggaggccgaggagatcggcgccatcttccccaactcGACCTATATCAGGCGTAGCGGTCACCGCTGGGGTCACAAGTACAGCGTCAGGGAAATTGCAAAGTTTGCAAAGA ACCGTGGTTACACAgctctcgtcgtcgtccacgAGGACCTCAAGCGTCCCCACCAGATGAGCATCGTACACCTCAACAGCGAAGATGCCGCGCCAGGACCTACCCTCACCTATTCCATCCGCAACTACCTCCCAGGAAAGTCTCTGTTGGGCCACGGCAACGCCACCAACCACTACCCCGAGCTGCTCCTCAACAACTTCAAGACACCGCTGGgtctcctcgccgccaagTCGATGAACACGCTTTTCCCAGCCAGACCTGAGTTGCAGGGCAGACAAGTCGTAACGCTGCACAACCAGCGCGATTACATTTTCTTCCGCCGTCATCGTTATGTCTTCCGTGAAGCAAGAGCCACAGAAAAGAATGTCGTCACAGCAGAGggcaaggagatggagggtaTGCAGGGCATCCGTGCTGGTCTTCAGGAGATTGGCCCGAGGATGACGCTCAAGCTTCGTAGGGTTGATAAGGGGATCGGCAGGGCGGGGagtgagggcgaggatgcgCTCAAGTGGGAGTGGAAggccaagatggagaagaagaggacgcgCTTCAACTTGTAG
- a CDS encoding hypothetical protein (COG:A; EggNog:ENOG503NVAJ) has protein sequence MSTSRPGEHLTIGYPPQTLSAQNRSNSPTSTSPNDPQSAGSTLRSPYGLSPGLTPTSKMPGASRSGAGSPNHEMAASGRLFSKRAREIQAQEGIPGIPVNPWGGPPTSGNSTPLRENIPESPTDGFPDFAQLPTPQELPSTRRARAGTVPSRFSPGGAGNGLLAIPSLASKTSRPSPSQTPFKSPSPGIESSGNDISNASALLSRLRAGSMPQRSPFAHVPGTSSPFGPSIFSSWNPTGTGRDRGNTLASIASVPSNGPSSPAQSHFSREGNAESDVHMRTLDYLGLAETPQPARAQIATPTYVPNYADFSKAANRFRSYSVNNKDRYADEDEDDYDDPVMMMENQYLQIQDQLAATNAAIQQHNLAVQAFANQAARPRARTAGVLDTPASRVLRNYYPTPSRLDESIAASDIRVSGDKEYDDLPQAVAGLSLGRSNSRNNGLLSAEEQGLEGPTSALWLGSIPTSTTTSTLTEMFKSYGPILSARVLTHKNCGFVNFERVDSAISAKNTMNGKEIFPGAGPIRINFAKPPSASNTPGHDGAMPSPSPDPFSKGQDNAQGMGTGAPGDSSPAALVGTATPTVPPLAEMTGDILRIVVQFGATEEDKYNISASLQRAIQYSEFVDEIPPIKEPAHTRIHDAPKLRDIRKRIDNQALSQAEIESIAVDMLPEIAELSSDYLGNTVVQKLFEHCSDDVRDQMLAEIAPHMAEIGVHKNGTWAAQKIIEVCKTPHQMNLIVQHLRPYTIPLFLDQYGNYVLQGCLKFGSPHNDFIFETMLSRMWEAAQGRYGARAMRACLESHHATKDQQRLLAAAIALHSVQLATNANGALLLTWFLDTCTFPQRRTVLSPQLVPYLVNLCTHKVAYLTVLKVINQKAEGDARDTVLKALFFTPNDQVLEAILSDHACGATLIFKVLTTPFFDETIRSQVVETVKNVLIRIKAQPGQGYKRLMDEVGLSTRSGGGGGNSASRDHSNDNRQRPGSRQTPGNAQHHQQPQQAQQAQQQQQQGGQYNGNVAPQYYNHLNTPAGVPGYDMAYGVTRGEGVDAGLTQQFPTFQQGAMYNAPNTSMAPASIQQMQYQQAMMRGGPPMSNYYSAAVPAGFNGYPDQYRNTGSPIQPPSAQLSNVPGQAPFPPAPGFGMNMSYGYGGQGQMPPNMGYMPQQEQGNNSRRGRVGRSPQPDRRRQ, from the exons ATGTCGACTTCAAGACCAGGCGAGCATCTGACCATTGGCTACCCGCCACAGACCTTGTCCGCTCAGAACCGctccaactccccaacaagcacctcccccaacgaCCCCCAGTCCGCCGGCAGCACCCTGAGGTCTCCATATGGTCTTTCTCCAGGTCTGACGCCCACCTCCAAGATGCCGGGTGCTTCGCGCTCTGGTGCCGGTTCTCCGAACCACGAGATGGCGGCGTCTGGCCGTTTGTTCTCCAAGCG GGCCCGAGAAAtccaagctcaagaaggcATCCCGGGAATCCCGGTGAATCCCTGGGGCGGACCTCCGACTAGCGGCAACTCGACTCCTCTTCGTGAAAACATCCCCGAGTCGCCGACCGATGGCTTCCCCGACTTCGCACAGCTACCCACACCACAGGAGCTTCCCTCAACACGCCGTGCTCGTGCCGGCACCGTTCCGTCTCGCTTCTCCCCGGGTGGGGCCGGCAATGGATTGCTTGCCATCCCGTCTCTGGCTTCCAAGACGTCTCGTCCAAGCCCCTCTCAGACGCCGTTCAAGTCTCCATCACCGGGCATCGAGTCATCCGGCAATGATATTTCCAATGCTTCGGCACTTCTCTCGAGGCTGAGGGCTGGCTCCATGCCACAAAGAAGCCCGTTCGCCCACGTGCCTGGCACCAGCTCTCCGTTTGGTCCTTCTATCTTCAGCAGCTGGAACCCCACCGGGACAGGGCGCGACAGAGGCAACACACTGGCCAGCATTGCCAGTGTTCCTTCCAACGGGCCTAGTTCTCCCGCGCAGTCTCACTTTTCCCGAGAGGGCAATGCTGAGAGTGATGTTCATATGAGAACGCTGGACTACCTTGGTCTTGCGGAAACACCTCAGCCCGCACGAGCTCAGATTGCTACTCCGACATATGTCCCCAACTATGCCGATTTCTCTAAGGCCGCCAACCGTTTCCGGTCTTACTCGGTCAACAACAAGGACAGGTATGcggacgaagatgaggatgattaTGACGACCcggtcatgatgatggagaacCAGTATCTGCAGATTCAGGATCAGCTCGCTGCCACCAATGCTGCCATCCAGCAGCACAACCTGGCCGTCCAGGCCTTTGCGAACCAGGCCGCCCGTCCTCGTGCCAGGACCGCTGGTGTGCTGGATACTCCGGCCTCCCGCGTTCTTCGCAACTACTACCCCACTCCCTCCAGGCTTGATGAATCCATCGCGGCCTCTGACATCCGTGTTTCTGGTGACAAGGAATACGATGATCTTCCGCAAGCGGTTGCTGGGTTGTCGCTTGGTAGGTCCAACAGCCGCAACAATGGCCTCTTGAGCGCCGAAGAACAAGGGCTGGAAGGTCCAACAAGTGCTTTGTGGCTCGGCAGCATccccacatccaccaccacatcgaCCCTGACGGAGATGTTCAAGTCGTACGGACCTATCTTGTCAGCTAGGGTCTTGACTCACAAGAACTGCGGCTTTGTGAACTTTGAACGGGTCGACAGTGCCATCTCCGCCAAGAACACAATGAATGGAAAGGAGATCTTCCCTGGTGCCGGGCCCATTCGCATCAACTTTGCGAAACCCCCCTCCGCTTCCAACACGCCAGGACATGACGGAGCCATGCCCTCGCCCAGCCCTGATCCGTTTTCCAAGGGCCAGGACAACGCTCAGGGTATGGGGACCGGTGCCCCCGGTGACTCTTCTCCCGCTGCGCTTGTGGGCACTGCGACGCCGACCGTGCCCCCTCTTGCTGAGATGACCGGTGATATTCTCCGTATTGTTGTCCAGTTTGGGGCGACTGAGGAAGACAAGTACAACATCTCGGCTAGCCTCCAGCGGGCAATCCAGTACAGCGAGTTCGTTGACGAAATCCCTCCCATCAAGGAACCTGCGCACACCAGAATCCACGATGCGCCCAAGCTCCGGGATATCCGCAAAAGGATTGACAACCAGGCGTTGTCCCAGGCCGAGATCGAGAGCATTGCCGTTGACATGCTTCCCGAGATTGCCGAGCTTTCTTCGGATTACCTTGGCAACACGGTCGTCCAGAAGCTCTTTGAGCACTGCTCTGATGATGTTCGCGATCAGATGCTGGCCGAGATCGCGCCGCACATGGCCGAGATTGGCGTCCACAAGAACGGAACCTGGGCTGCGCAGAAGATTATCGAAGTGTGTAAGACACCGCACCAGATGAACCTCATTGTGCAGCACTTGCGCCCTTACACGATCCCTCTGTTCTTGGATCAGTACGGCAACTACGTCCTCCAGGGCTGCCTGAAGTTTGGAAGTCCCCACAACGACTTCATCTTTGAGACCATGCTGAGCAGAATGTGGGAGGCGGCGCAGGGACGATATGGAGCTCGCGCCATGCGGGCTTGTCTGGAGAGCCACCATGCTACCAAGGACCAGCAGAGGCTGCTTGCTGCCGCCATTGCTCTCCACAGTGTCCAACTTGCGACCAATGCCAACGGTGCGCTGCTCTTGACCTGGTTCCTGGACACCTGCACCTTCCCACAGAGACGCACAGTTCTCTCGCCCCAGCTTGTGCCCTACTTGGTCAATCTGTGCACCCACAAGGTTGCTTACCTGACGGTCCTCAAGGTTATAAACCAGAAGGCCGAGGGAGACGCCAGAGACACCGTTCTCAAGGcgctcttcttcacccccaatGATCAGGTTTTGGAGGCGATCCTGAGCGACCACGCCTGCGGAGCCACCTTGATTTTCAAGGTGCTCACCACGCCCTTCTTTGACGAGACAATCCGCAGCCAGGTAGTCGAGACGGTCAAGAATGTGTTGATTCGCATCAAGGCCCAGCCGGGACAGGGTTACAAGCGGCTGATGGATGAAGTTGGACTGTCCACCCGCagcggtggaggcggtggaaaCAGCGCCTCTCGCGATCACAGCAATGACAACAGGCAACGACCAGGCTCGAGACAGACCCCCGGCAACgctcagcaccaccagcaaccgcagcaggctcaacaagctcagcagcagcagcagcaaggtgGACAGTACAACGGCAATGTCGCTCCTCAGTACTACAACCATCTCAATACCCCTGCTGGCGTTCCTGGTTACGACATGGCATATGGAGTTACCCgtggcgagggggttgatgccGGCTTGACCCAGCAGTTCCCAACCTTCCAGCAGGGAGCCATGTACAATGCACCAAACACGTCCATGGCACCCGCCTCCATCCAGCAGATGCAGTACCAGCAGGCCATGATGCGGGGAGGGCCGCCCATGAGCAACTACTACTCTGCCGCGGTCCCTGCTGGCTTCAACGGGTACCCGGACCAGTACCGTAACACCGGTAGTCCGATCCAGCCCCCGAGCGCTCAGCTGTCGAACGTCCCCGGACAGGCGCCATTCCCTCCGGCCCCCGGATTCGGCATGAACATGAGTTATGGCTATGGTGGCCAGGGACAGATGCCACCCAACATGGGATACATGCCGCAGCAGGAGCaaggcaacaacagccgACGTGGACGTGTAGGTCGCAGCCCACAACCTGACAGACGCCGTCAGTGA
- the GRS1 gene encoding Glycine--tRNA ligase 1, mitochondrial (COG:J; EggNog:ENOG503NTZ4), whose translation MKPLLSLILTRRLSSPLVAGTPLHSNNNYTSVVAPLRRLHRPPFVPSTPRLKFQIPQTNKKKPEKMSTDATTLKGQPLDRAALDAMLRRRLFYTPSFEIYGGVSGLYDYGPPGCALQANVIDLWRKHFILEEDMLEVDCTVLTPHDVLKTSGHVDKFADWMCKDPKNGEILRADHFVEDILEQRLKGDKEARGLKVEEKEETDKKKAAKKKKNKGGVEAVRLDDAVVKEYEEILAQIDNYNGEQLGELIKKHDLRNPATGLQPTPPVSFNLMFQTSIGPSSNLPGYLRPETAQGQFLNFAKLLEFNTGQMPFASASIGKSYRNEISPRAGLLRVREFLMAEIEHFVDPEGHKKHARFHEVADVELAFLDRHTQLSGSTVVKKQTIGQAVKEGLVDNETLGYFLARILLFLKKIGIDEKKIRFRQHMDNEMAHYACDCWDAELHTSAGWVECVGCADRSAYDLSVHAKKTGAPLVVRQRLEEPITIEEWDIAIDKKNFGPFYKKDGKTIENALLATTQEQRGELVKQLEENGKVVIDVPGVNDGKVEVSKDLLAIKWVKRVENVREYTPNVIEPSFGIGRILYSLMEHNYWTRASEGGDEARGVLSFPPAVAPTKVLIVPLSSNKDFTPEVRKLSQKLRSAGVSSRIDDSSASIGKRYSRNDELGTPFGVTVDFQTLKDGTVTLRERDSTRQVRAEEDKIIAAIKALVEGTKTWQDVEGELPIFEGQQEVEVVVR comes from the exons ATGAAGCCTCTTCtgtccctcatcctcacccgccGCCTGTCTTCACCACTTGTTGCTGGCACTCCACtccactccaacaacaactatACATCTGTAGTAGCCCCTCTCCGTAGGCTTCACCGTCCACCCTTTGTCCCGTCTACCCCGCGCCTCAAGTTCCAGATACCGCAGaccaacaaaaagaagcccGAAAAGATGTCGACAgatgccaccaccctcaaggGCCAGCCCCTCGACAGGGCCGCCCTCGACGCCATGCTGAGGCGGCGTCTCTTCTACACTCCCTCGTTCGAAATCTACGGCGGCGTCTCTGGCCTCTACGACTATGGCCCGCCGGGTTGCGCTCTCCAGGCCAATGTCATTGACCTCTGGCGCAAGCACTTTATCCTGGAGGAGGACATGCTCGAGGTGGACTGCACTGTCCTGACCCCTCACGATGTTCTCAAGACCTCCGGCCACGTCGACAAGTTTGCCGACTGGATGTGCAAGGACCCCAAGAACGGCGAGATCCTCCGTGCCGACCACTTCGTCGAAGACATCCTCGAGCAGCGGCTGAAGGGCGACAAGGAGGCCCGCGGCctgaaggtggaggagaaggaagagacagacaagaagaaggcggccaagaagaagaagaacaagggcGGTGTTGAGGCCGTCAGGCTTGACGATGCCGTGGTCAAGGAGTATGAGGAGATTCTGGCTCAGATTGACAATTACAACGGTGAGCAGCTGGGcgagctgatcaagaagcACGATCTCCGGAATCCCGCGACCGGCCTCCAGCCCACGCCTCCCgtctccttcaacctcatGTTCCAGACCTCAATTggtcccagcagcaacctcccCGGTTACCTGAGACCGGAGACGGCCCAGGGCCAGTTCCTCAACTTTGCCAAGCTCTTGGAGTTCAACACGGGCCAGATGCCGTTCGCCTCTGCCTCCATTGGCAAGTCTTACCGCAACGAAATCTCTCCCCGCGCCGGTCTCCTGCGTGTCCGCGAGTTCTTGAtggccgagattgagcaCTTTGTCGACCCGGAAGGCCACAAGAAGCACGCCCGCTTCCACGAGGTGGCCGACGTCGAGCTTGCCTTTCTCGACCGCCACACTCAGCTCTCCGGGTCAACGGTCGTCAAGAAGCAGACGATCGGTCAGGCCGTCAAGGAGGGCCTCGTCGACAACGAGACCCTCGGCTACTTCCTCGcccgcatcctcctcttcctcaagaagattggcatcgacgagaagaagatccGCTTCCGCCAGCACATGGACAACGAGATGGCTCACTACGCCTGCGACTGCTGGGATGCTGAGCTTCACACTTCGGCCGGGTGGGTTGAGTGCGTTGGCTGTGCCGACCGCAGCGCGTACGACTTGTCCGTCCACGCCAAGAAGACTGGTGCGCCGCTTGTTGTGCGTCAGCGCCTGGAGGAGCCGATCACTATTGAGGAGTGGGATATTGCGATTGACAAGAAGAACTTTGGTCCATTTTACAAGAAGGACGGCAAGACGATTGAGAATGCTCTCCTGGCCACCACCCAGGAGCAGCGTGGCGAGCTTGTGaagcagctggaggagaacGGCAAGGTTGTGATTGACGTGCCTGGTGTGAACGACGGCAAGGTGGAGGTTAGCAAGGACTTGCTGGCTATCAAGTGGGTGAAGCGTGTTGAGAACGTTAGGGAGTACACCCCCAACGTGATTGAGCCTTCGTTTGGTATCGGCCGTATTCTGTACTCTCTTATGGAGCACAACTACTGGACCAGAGCcagtgagggtggtgatgaggccCGTGGT GTCCTCTCTTTCCCTCCGGCTGTCGCCCCGACCAAGGTCCTCATCGTgcctctctcctccaacaaggACTTTACCCCCGAGGTCCGCAAGCTCTCCCAGAAGCTCAGGTCGGCCGGCGTGTCCAGCCGGATTGACGACTCGTCTGCCAGCATTGGCAAGCGGTACAGCAGAAATGATGAGCTGGGCACTCCGTTTGGTGTCACGGTTGATTTCCAGACTCTGAAGGATGGGACGGTGACGCTGAGAGAGCGGGACAGCACACGGCAGgtgagggcggaggaggacaagattATTGCGGCGATCAAGGcgctggtggaggggacCAAGACGTGgcaggatgtggagggggagttgcCGATTTTTGAGGGGCAgcaggaggttgaggttgttgtgagGTAG
- the CLA4 gene encoding Protein kinase (COG:T; EggNog:ENOG503NVDQ) — translation MAMHNSVYANGQFMNPGPAPKPPSEKPRLGLMPNVNLPGSMSSMSLNSPVPSNYSGSTIALPISRQGSNTMEGAGGLAIIKQGPVGLPSKNPFQQWKQRYLILRKDILDFHKNENGKQLYKIQLSDVVSVGRVEDDNGDPVFEIKRHLTNQYVGPPGDDDGNGMRSLRVCVKSDDDLYEWIDCIYARCPGGVSNPTNFSHAVHVGFNPHTGQFTGLPEEWTRLLNSSAITKEDVERNPQAVFEVLDFYSDLAKRAENPEEYPTPIQQTPSPNMMQNDQFGYPSSGSSIAPPRQTKPIQPQRSPASYSTTPNAQMRPNEPQQPPMQQLQNVSPNYISADRMREEQRYRELERQREQLREREEQARREQEAYNASLPKTKVPLAQQEIGGGYGAPPATDRFNPSRAAPKAPGQGQALKSQRPAPPPPSSSASRPPMQQQPSSGQIPSGQQRLPPRPDQAQPSRYQNGSAAATRQPQPQPQASRLPAPVKPLNVAKPNNDAVKAAEAALTAKPPATERKQDVRMSTMSENEVMAKLREVVSKHDPNQLYSKQKKIGQGASGSVYVAKIISQRPGAPQVSQLKARGGSDRVAIKQMDLAHQPRKELIVNEILVMKENKHANIVNYLDAFLMDNDKELWVVMEYMEGGALTDVIENNPVITEEQISTICLETCQGLDHLHAQNIIHRDIKSDNVLLDARGNVKITDFGFCAKLTETKSKRATMVGTPYWMAPEVVKQKEYGPKVDIWSLGIMAIEMIESEPPYLNEEPLKALYLIATNGTPRLKKPEKLSKELKAFLSVCLCVDVMSRASAQELLNHDFLKHGCPLASLSELLAFKRVAK, via the exons atggcgATGCACAACAG TGTTTACGCGAACGGGCAGTTCATGAACCCAGGGCCTGCCCCCAAACCTCCGTCAGAGAAGCCTCGCCTGGGCCTGATGCCGAATGTCAACCTCCCTGGGTCTATGAGTTCCATGAGCCTGAACTCCCCCGTCCCGAGCAACTACAGCGGATCGACCATAgctctccccatctcccgACAAGGATCCAACACCATGGAAGGCGCCGGAGGactcgccatcatcaagcaGGGCCCTGTTGGCCTTCCCAGCAAGAACCCTTTCCAGCAGTGGAAGCAGCGATACCTGATCCTGCGCAAGGACATTCTGGACTTCCACAAGAACGAGAACGGCAAGCAGCTCTACAAGATTCAACTATCCGATGTTGTAAGTGTTGGCCGAGTCGAAGACGACAACGGCGACCCCGTCTTCGAGATCAAGCGGCACTTGACCAACCAGTACGTCGGGCCGCCAGGCGACGACGATGGAAATGGCATGAGATCACTGCGTGTCTGCGTCAAGAGTGACGATGATTTGTACGAATGGATCGACTGCATCTACGCCCGCTGCCCCGGCGGCGTCAGCAACCCTACCAACTTCTCACACGCCGTACACGTCGGCTTCAACCCTCACACCGGCCAGTTCACCGGGCTTCCGGAAGAATGGACCCGACTACTCAACTCGtcagccatcaccaaggaggatgtcgagagAAACCCCCAGGCCGTGTTTGAGGTCCTAGACTTCTACTCCGACTTGGCCAAGCGCGCCGAGAACCCCGAAGAGTACCCTACACCCATCCAACAGACGCCTTCCCCGAACATGATGCAGAATGATCAGTTTGGCTATCCCAGCAGCGGGAGCTCGATCGCGCCGCCGAGACAGACCAAGCCCATCCAACCACAGCGTAGCCCCGCATCCTACTCGACGACTCCGAACGCGCAAATGCGACCGAACGAGCCGCAGCAACCCCCCATGCAGCAACTCCAGAACGTGTCACCAAATTACATCTCGGCCGATCGCATGCGGGAAGAACAACGATACAGAGAATTGGAACGACAACGAGAACAGTTGAGAGAAAGGGAGGAACAGGCTCGCCGGGAGCAGGAGGCTTATAATGCGTCGCTTCCCAAGACCAAGGTTCCTCTGGCGCAGCAAGAAATCGGTGGCGGCTACGGCGCGCCACCGGCCACCGATAGATTCAACCCATCCCGGGCTGCCCCCAAGGCTCCAGGACAGGGACAGGCCCTCAAGTCACAGAGACCAgccccgcctccaccaagcAGCTCTGCTTCTCGCCCTCCCatgcaacagcagcccagcTCTGGCCAAATCCCGTCCGGCCAACAAAGATTACCACCACGGCCTGATCAGGCTCAACCTTCGCGTTACCAGAATGGCTCGGCGGCTGCCACACggcaaccacaacctcaacctcaggcTTCTCGCCTGCCCGCCCCCGTGAAGCCCCTCAATGTTGCCAAGCCAAACAATGATGCcgtcaaggctgccgaggccGCCCTGACAGCTAAGCCTCCCGCGACAGAGCGCAAGCAGGATGTTCGCATGTCGACCATGTCTGAAAATGAGGTTATGGCCAAGTTGAGGGAAGTTGTGTCCAAGCACGATCCCAACCAGCTGTATtccaagcaaaagaagattGGCCAGGGTGCGTCCGGGTCCGTCTACGTGGCCAAGATCATCTCGCAACGACCAGGCGCTCCGCAGGTGTCGCAGCTCAAGGCCCGCGGCGGTAGCGACCGTGTCGCTATCAAGCAGATGGATCTGGCTCACCAGCCCCGCAAGGAGTTGATTGTGAACGAGATTCTGGTCATGAAGGAGAACAAGCACGCCAACATTGTCAACTACCTGGATGCCTTCCTTATGGATAACGACAAGGAGCtctgggtggtgatggagtaCATGGAGGGTGGTGCGTTGACGGATGTTATTGAGAACAACCCTGTTATTACGGAGGAGCAGATTTCTACCATCTGCCTTGAG ACATGCCAAGGTTTGGATCATTTGCATGCTCAAAACATCATTCACCGCGACATCAAGTCTGACAATGTCCTTTTGGACGCTCGGGGTAACGTCAAGATTa CTGATTTCGGCTTCTGCGCCAAGCTCACCGAGACCAAGTCCAAGCGAGCAACTATGGTCGGGACGCCTTACTGGATGGCGCCCGAGGTGGTGAAGCAAAAGGAGTACGGGCCCAAGGTGGATATTTGGTCGCTGGGCATCATGGCGATTGAAATGATTGAGAGCGAGCCGCCTTATCTGAACGAGGAGCCGCTCAAGGCGCTGTATCTGATTGCGACGAACGGGACGccgaggctgaagaagccGGAGAAGCTGAGCAAGGAGCTTAAGGCCTTCCTGTCAGTATGCCTGTGTGTTGACGTCATGAGCAGGGCGTCGGCGCAGGAGCTGCTGAATCATGACTTTTTGAAGCATGGATGCCCGCTGGCGAGTCTGAGCGAGCTGTTGGCCTTTAAGAGGGTGGCGAAATGA